From Candidatus Poribacteria bacterium, the proteins below share one genomic window:
- the rlmB gene encoding 23S rRNA (guanosine(2251)-2'-O)-methyltransferase RlmB: MPEYIVGRNPVIEYLQHGTQKIEKIWIAEGTTHSRIRRIVAMATEAGVPIKRCTRRELDRIEPSLPHQGVIALVNPTRYNDLQSILAKIERSKHNALLVMLDNIQDPRNLGAILRTADAVNADAVLIPKNRAAGITTAVHKASAGASTHIPIVRVTNVAQTLDTLKNAGIWVAGAATEDASCPYTDADFRVPLCLVLGSEGKGIRRLVKQKCDYLVYLPMLGKIESLNVSVAAGVLLYEVIRQRSAS, from the coding sequence ATGCCCGAATACATTGTTGGCAGAAACCCAGTTATAGAGTACCTACAGCACGGGACTCAAAAGATAGAAAAAATCTGGATTGCTGAAGGCACAACCCATTCCCGTATTCGCCGTATTGTCGCAATGGCAACAGAAGCAGGTGTCCCTATAAAACGTTGCACCCGACGCGAGTTGGATAGGATCGAACCCTCTTTACCACATCAAGGGGTCATCGCCCTTGTCAACCCGACGCGCTATAATGACTTACAATCAATACTCGCGAAAATAGAACGCAGTAAGCACAACGCGTTGTTAGTCATGTTAGACAACATTCAAGACCCAAGGAACCTTGGCGCGATCCTCCGGACTGCCGATGCCGTGAATGCTGATGCTGTTCTCATCCCAAAGAACCGTGCTGCTGGTATTACAACCGCTGTGCACAAAGCATCAGCAGGTGCATCCACACATATCCCTATCGTTAGAGTAACAAACGTTGCACAAACCTTAGACACACTTAAAAACGCGGGTATCTGGGTTGCTGGTGCTGCTACCGAGGATGCCTCTTGTCCGTATACAGATGCGGATTTTAGGGTGCCGTTGTGCCTTGTCTTAGGAAGTGAAGGTAAAGGCATTCGGCGGTTAGTCAAGCAAAAGTGCGACTATCTTGTTTATTTACCGATGTTAGGAAAGATTGAATCCCTCAATGTGTCAGTGGCTGCCGGTGTTCTGTTATACGAGGTGATCCGACAACGGAGTGCGTCCTAA